Proteins encoded within one genomic window of Amycolatopsis sp. 2-15:
- a CDS encoding vWA domain-containing protein, whose protein sequence is MAEFARVLVGFARALREAGLPVGTGDALGCCRAMTVLDTTDLADLYWGGRATLLKRHEDLPRYDETFRRYFLGAGEPPTALLTILAESGVDATLALPEPERTGDEQETDTLLGLTASDVDSLKRKSFGTCTPEELAAIRRIMARLRLTPPRRRTRRTRPARKGREPDLRRTVRDSLRTFGEPRALRYRERRVRLRPLILVLDVSGSMAGYSRTLLQFAYSARRAAAKVEVFCFGTRLTRITDQLSTRDADEALARAAEAVVDWEGGTRIGAALDEFVRTFGRRGRCRGGVVVICSDGFDRGDPDVLAKAVERLSRLCHLLVWTNPHGGALGPAPLGMRIAAPYVDLLVAGHDLRSLEELAAALPRAR, encoded by the coding sequence GTGGCTGAGTTCGCCCGGGTGCTGGTGGGCTTCGCGCGAGCGCTGCGCGAAGCCGGCCTTCCCGTGGGCACCGGCGACGCGCTCGGCTGCTGCCGCGCGATGACCGTCCTCGACACCACCGACCTCGCCGACCTTTACTGGGGCGGCCGCGCCACGCTGCTGAAGCGCCACGAAGACCTCCCCCGCTACGACGAGACGTTCCGTCGCTACTTCCTCGGCGCCGGTGAACCGCCGACCGCGCTGCTCACGATCCTCGCCGAGTCGGGCGTCGACGCCACGCTGGCGCTGCCCGAACCCGAACGCACCGGCGACGAGCAGGAGACCGACACGCTGCTCGGGCTCACCGCGTCCGATGTGGACAGTCTGAAACGGAAGTCCTTCGGCACCTGCACGCCCGAGGAGCTCGCCGCGATCCGCCGCATCATGGCCCGGCTTCGGCTCACCCCGCCGAGACGCCGCACGCGCCGCACGCGGCCCGCGCGCAAGGGCCGCGAACCGGACCTGCGCCGCACGGTCCGCGACTCGCTGCGGACGTTCGGCGAACCCCGTGCGCTGCGCTACCGCGAACGCCGCGTGCGGCTGCGGCCGCTGATCCTCGTCCTCGACGTCTCCGGCTCGATGGCCGGCTACTCCCGCACGCTCCTGCAGTTCGCCTACTCCGCGCGCCGCGCCGCCGCGAAGGTCGAGGTGTTCTGCTTCGGCACCCGCCTCACGCGGATCACCGACCAGCTGAGCACCCGCGACGCCGACGAAGCCCTGGCGCGAGCGGCCGAAGCCGTGGTCGACTGGGAGGGCGGCACCCGCATCGGCGCCGCGCTCGACGAGTTCGTGCGCACCTTCGGCCGGCGCGGCCGGTGCCGCGGCGGAGTGGTCGTGATCTGCTCCGACGGGTTCGACCGCGGTGACCCGGACGTGCTGGCCAAGGCGGTGGAGCGGCTGTCTCGGCTGTGCCACCTGCTGGTGTGGACGAACCCGCACGGCGGCGCCCTCGGCCCAGCGCCGCTCGGGATGAGGATCGCCGCGCCGTACGTGGACCTGCTGGTGGCGGGCCACGACCTGCGCAGCCTGGAGGAGCTCGCGGCAGCGTTGCCGCGAGCTCGGTGA
- a CDS encoding AAA family ATPase: MAEPDTVAGLTAALRDGAYLADRGLATALLVGLRLHRPVLLEGEVGVGKTEVAKTLARVLGRRLIRLQCYEGIDTAQALYEWDYARQLLRIRALQDHQAESGEVVEQLFGPEFLVERPLLAAVRAGAGAVLLVDEIDRADDEFEAFLLELLSDFQVTVPEIGTIVAPSPPLVVLTSNRTRELHDALKRRCLYHWLGYPGADRELEIVLVREPGVEEALARQVVAAVRRLRELDLAKPPGVAETIDWARMLRFLGEDRLDERSAGDTLGAVVKDRDDLDVVRAHLAELASGG; encoded by the coding sequence ATGGCCGAGCCGGACACCGTCGCGGGGCTCACCGCCGCCCTGCGCGACGGCGCGTATCTCGCCGACCGTGGCCTCGCCACGGCGCTGCTGGTCGGGCTGCGGCTGCACCGGCCCGTGCTGCTCGAGGGCGAGGTCGGCGTCGGCAAGACCGAGGTCGCGAAGACGCTCGCCAGAGTGCTCGGCCGCCGCCTCATCCGGCTGCAGTGCTACGAGGGCATCGACACCGCCCAGGCCCTCTACGAATGGGACTACGCCCGCCAGCTGCTGCGCATCCGCGCACTGCAGGACCACCAGGCCGAGTCCGGCGAGGTGGTGGAGCAGCTGTTCGGGCCCGAGTTCCTCGTCGAACGGCCGCTGCTGGCCGCCGTCCGCGCGGGTGCCGGCGCCGTGCTGCTCGTGGACGAGATCGACCGCGCCGACGACGAGTTCGAAGCCTTCCTGCTCGAGCTGCTGTCCGACTTCCAGGTCACCGTGCCCGAGATCGGCACCATCGTCGCGCCCAGCCCGCCGCTGGTGGTACTCACCTCCAACCGCACCCGCGAGCTGCACGACGCGCTCAAGCGCCGCTGCCTCTACCACTGGCTCGGCTACCCGGGCGCGGACCGTGAGCTGGAGATCGTGCTCGTGCGCGAGCCCGGCGTCGAGGAGGCCTTGGCGCGCCAGGTCGTGGCCGCCGTGCGCCGGCTGCGGGAGCTCGACCTCGCCAAGCCGCCCGGGGTCGCCGAGACCATCGACTGGGCCCGCATGCTGCGCTTCCTCGGTGAGGACAGACTCGACGAACGCTCCGCCGGCGACACGCTCGGCGCCGTCGTGAAGGACCGCGACGACCTCGACGTGGTGCGTGCGCACCTCGCGGAACTCGCGTCCGGTGGCTGA
- a CDS encoding LysR family transcriptional regulator: MTLGQLNAFVLVARLGSVTDAAKALGVSEPAVSQALAALRQHHGDKLVIKRSGGMTLTAGGSRLLPIASQMVALGAEADAAVRQANGVAARLQLAVTSEIAEFVANPLLEAFTRRSGNAIDASSGLARTAELPVLITNRLADVALGPDVTGDGGDLDCTPIFRASLVVVGSPHCRHQGSPAHWPWLLDPAGADPGSDTGRLLARLGVPDDAIQVFPNQTAAWSAAAGGSGVSVALEHLVAPQLRRRELAVVPTRHTPMSTCWYVTTLPTDRRTGAANSLRHFLTTPAAMHVMRAPGSGVPPSRFRPPVYVTIWS, encoded by the coding sequence ATGACACTGGGCCAGCTCAACGCGTTCGTCCTGGTGGCAAGGCTGGGGTCGGTCACCGACGCCGCGAAGGCGCTCGGCGTGAGCGAGCCCGCGGTGTCCCAGGCGTTGGCCGCGCTGCGCCAGCACCACGGCGACAAACTGGTCATCAAACGCTCCGGCGGCATGACACTCACCGCGGGCGGCAGCCGGCTGCTGCCCATCGCGTCGCAGATGGTGGCGCTCGGCGCGGAGGCCGACGCCGCGGTGCGCCAGGCCAACGGGGTCGCGGCGCGCTTGCAGCTGGCGGTGACCAGCGAGATCGCGGAGTTCGTGGCCAACCCGCTGCTGGAGGCCTTCACGCGAAGATCGGGCAACGCCATCGACGCCTCGTCCGGGCTCGCGCGCACGGCCGAGCTGCCCGTGCTCATCACTAACCGGCTGGCCGACGTGGCGCTGGGCCCCGACGTGACCGGCGACGGCGGAGACCTCGACTGCACGCCGATCTTCCGCGCGTCGCTCGTGGTGGTCGGCTCGCCGCACTGCCGCCACCAGGGCAGCCCGGCCCACTGGCCGTGGCTGCTCGACCCGGCGGGCGCCGACCCGGGCAGCGACACCGGTCGCCTGCTGGCCCGGCTCGGCGTGCCCGACGACGCGATCCAGGTCTTCCCGAACCAGACGGCCGCGTGGTCGGCGGCGGCCGGCGGGAGCGGCGTGTCGGTGGCGCTGGAGCACCTGGTGGCGCCGCAGCTGCGGCGCCGCGAGCTGGCGGTGGTGCCGACGCGCCACACGCCGATGTCGACGTGCTGGTACGTGACCACCCTGCCGACCGACCGCCGCACTGGTGCTGCGAACTCGTTGCGGCACTTCCTGACGACGCCGGCGGCGATGCACGTGATGCGCGCGCCGGGCAGCGGGGTGCCGCCGTCGCGCTTCCGGCCGCCGGTGTACGTGACGATCTGGTCTTAG
- a CDS encoding putative quinol monooxygenase yields MLIVAGYLVVDPGRRDAYLAGCMSVVEQARTAPGCLGFSLTADLLDAGRIDVFERWESRGAVEAFRGSGPSDEQNAEILAAEVAEYDVTGVRELT; encoded by the coding sequence ATGCTGATCGTCGCCGGGTATCTCGTCGTCGACCCCGGCCGCCGCGACGCCTATCTCGCGGGCTGCATGAGTGTGGTCGAGCAGGCCCGTACCGCACCCGGCTGCCTCGGCTTCTCCCTCACCGCGGACCTGCTCGACGCCGGCCGCATCGACGTATTCGAGCGCTGGGAGTCGCGGGGGGCCGTCGAGGCGTTCCGCGGCAGCGGCCCGAGCGACGAGCAGAACGCCGAGATCCTCGCCGCCGAAGTGGCCGAGTACGACGTCACCGGTGTCCGCGAACTGACCTGA
- a CDS encoding putative quinol monooxygenase gives MIFIVVKFTVRPERSEDWLGLVDDFTLATRREPGNLFFEWSRSVDVPHQFVLVEAFADADAGRAHVKSPHFADAMAWMSGVIARTPEIVSLDAPGAGWSPMGELRID, from the coding sequence ATGATCTTCATCGTCGTCAAGTTCACCGTCCGGCCCGAGCGGAGCGAGGACTGGCTCGGCCTGGTCGACGACTTCACCCTCGCCACCCGGCGCGAGCCCGGGAACCTGTTCTTCGAATGGTCGCGCAGCGTCGACGTGCCCCACCAGTTCGTGCTGGTCGAGGCCTTCGCCGACGCCGACGCCGGCCGCGCGCACGTGAAATCGCCGCACTTCGCGGACGCGATGGCGTGGATGTCCGGCGTCATCGCCCGCACCCCGGAGATCGTCAGCCTGGACGCCCCCGGCGCCGGCTGGAGCCCGATGGGCGAGCTCCGCATCGACTGA